GCCGTCCTTCGGAATGGCGCCTTCCGGAACGTGAACGTGGATGTCGATGTTCTGGTAAAAGTCGTCCTTGAGGCCGAACGATTTCGCCCGCGTTCGGACATAGGAGAGCGCCGCTTGGGCGGACTCCTGCATCACGTCCCCTAGTTTTCCCGTGAGGATCAGTTTGCCTTTGCCGGGCATAAGCGTGGTTTCGGTGACCAGCAGGTCGCCGCCGTATTCGGTCCAGGCCAGGCCGGTGGTGAGGCCGATGGCGCTTTTCTCTTCGGCAATGCCATGCCGGAATTTTGGAATCCCGAGATGTTTAAAGATCAGCGATTGCGTGACCTTCGCTTTGTGTTCGGGACCGTGCTTGACGACATCCACGGCGACTTTTCGGCAGACCGTGGCGATCTCCCGCTCTAAATTGCGGACGCCCGATTCCTTGGTATAGCGGCGGATGATCGTCCGCAACGCCCGGTCGGAAAAAAAGATATTGCTTTCGCGCAAACCGTTTTCACCGATCTGTTTCGCCACCAAGTACTTTCGCGCGATGTTGAGCTTTTCTTCTTCCGTGTAGCCGGAGATCATAATGATCTCCATTCGGTCTTGAAGCGGCCTGGGGATTCCAAAAAGCGAATTGGCCGTCGTGACGAACATCACGCGCGACAAGTCGTAATCCATGTCGAGGTAATGGTCTTGGAATGCTAAGTTCTGCTCCGGATCGAGGACCTCAAGGAGCGCGGCCGAAGGATCCCCGCGGAAATCCATCGCCATTTTGTCCACTTCGTCGATTAAGAAGACGGGATTGGAACTTCCCGCCTTTTTCATCGATTGTATGATTTTACCGGGCAGGGCTCCGATGTAGGTTCGGCGGTGGCCGCGAATTTCGGCTTCGTCCCGCACGCCGCCCACGGACATCCGGACGAATTTCCGGCCGGTGGCGTTGGAGATCGACTTCGCGAGGGACGTTTTTCCGACGCCCGGCGGACCGACGAAACAGAGAATGGGACCTTTGATCTTGTCGACCAGTTTTTGAACGGCGAGATATTCGAGAATTCTCTTCTTCGGTTTCTCCAAGCCGTAATGGTCGCGTTCCAGGATCGATTCGGCTTCATCGATGTCGAGCTTGTCTTGCGTGAATTCGTACCAGGGGAGGGAAATCGTCCAGTCGATGTAGTTCCGCACCACGGTGGCTTCGGCCGACATCGGCGACATCATTTTAAGCTTCTTGAGCTCTTTCTCGATCTTTTGCGCCGCCTCTTTCGAAAGCTTCTTCGCTTTGATTTTCTCTTCGAGCTCCTGGATCTCGCTCTTGAACTCGTCCCGTTCGCCGAGTTCCTTCTGAATCGCCTGCATCTGTTCGTTTAAGTAGTATTCCTTCTGTGTCTTCTCCATCTGCTTCTTGACGCGCGTGCGGATCCGCTTTTCCACCTGAAGGATCTCGATCTCGGACTGCATGAACGCATAGAGTTTCTCCAGGCGCTGCGTGGCGTCCGCGGTTTCCAAAATGTCCTGTTTGTCGCCGAGCTTCAGCGTCAAGTGCGCGGCGATCGTATCGGCCAGGCGCGAAGGATTGTCGATCGAAGCCACCGACATCAGCATTTCCGGCGGGATTTTTTTGTTGAGTTTGACGTACGTTTCGAACGTCGAGTGAACCGAGCGCATCAGCGCTTCGTTCTCAACGGAAACGTTCTGCGTCTCGACGATCTCTTCGATCTCGCACAAAAAGAAATCGTCGCGCGGCTCGTACGTCTTGACGCGCGCGCGCTTCTTTCCCTCGACGAGAAGTTTTACGGTCGAATCGGGCAGCCGAAGGAGCTGAATGATCGTGCCGAGAGTTCCGACGTCGTAAATATCTTCGGCTTGAGGCTCGTTTACCTTGGCCCGTTTTTGCGCGACCAAGAGAAGGTCTTTGTCGTTGGCCATCGCATGCTCGAGGGCGCTGACCGACTTCGGCCGGCCGACGTACAGCGGCACGACCATGTGCGGAAATACGATAATGTCGCGGAGCGGTAGAAGCGGAACTTTACGAGTAATTCCAGCATGTTGTCCCTGTTCCCCTTCGTTTTCTTTTTCAAAAAACATGAACCCTCCTCCAGATTTTCAATATATCAGACTGGGTCGCCGGGTTATACGGTGTTCGGAAGATAGGCACAAATCCGGAATTGGCAATCCCGATTACGGGGAGGATGGCGGGACCGCCTCCGTCTTTTTCGCTACGAGCGTGATCACCTCCCACGGATAATAAAGGCGACTCTGGTTAACATGTCCGTAACCGTCGCGGGCGCGAAAGAAAATCATTCCTTTCCACGGATTGAACCCTCCCGGCACCGGAACCATCCAGAGATTGTTCGCCTGATAGTCCATCGAAAGATTCATTTTAGCTTCGGGGCCGCCGGACCAGAAAAGAGCGACGGCGGTTACGCGCGTGTCGTCCGTCACTTGAACGACGAACTGCGGCGAGTT
This region of Bdellovibrionota bacterium genomic DNA includes:
- the lon gene encoding endopeptidase La, translating into MFFEKENEGEQGQHAGITRKVPLLPLRDIIVFPHMVVPLYVGRPKSVSALEHAMANDKDLLLVAQKRAKVNEPQAEDIYDVGTLGTIIQLLRLPDSTVKLLVEGKKRARVKTYEPRDDFFLCEIEEIVETQNVSVENEALMRSVHSTFETYVKLNKKIPPEMLMSVASIDNPSRLADTIAAHLTLKLGDKQDILETADATQRLEKLYAFMQSEIEILQVEKRIRTRVKKQMEKTQKEYYLNEQMQAIQKELGERDEFKSEIQELEEKIKAKKLSKEAAQKIEKELKKLKMMSPMSAEATVVRNYIDWTISLPWYEFTQDKLDIDEAESILERDHYGLEKPKKRILEYLAVQKLVDKIKGPILCFVGPPGVGKTSLAKSISNATGRKFVRMSVGGVRDEAEIRGHRRTYIGALPGKIIQSMKKAGSSNPVFLIDEVDKMAMDFRGDPSAALLEVLDPEQNLAFQDHYLDMDYDLSRVMFVTTANSLFGIPRPLQDRMEIIMISGYTEEEKLNIARKYLVAKQIGENGLRESNIFFSDRALRTIIRRYTKESGVRNLEREIATVCRKVAVDVVKHGPEHKAKVTQSLIFKHLGIPKFRHGIAEEKSAIGLTTGLAWTEYGGDLLVTETTLMPGKGKLILTGKLGDVMQESAQAALSYVRTRAKSFGLKDDFYQNIDIHVHVPEGAIPKDGPSAGITMATSIASALLRIPVRRDIAMTGEITLRGRVLPIGGLKEKILAAHRGNIRTVFIPKENQKDVRDIPPNIRREVKLIFVEHADDVLRQALELPKPEDFLKEASALT